One Deinococcus betulae genomic window carries:
- a CDS encoding DUF1775 domain-containing protein, giving the protein MKFPAFLLALSAALLLPLAAAHATVRTEGGLTESKVGASETYRLNVPTEKDISTTEIRLVVPAGVSISRFQVTPGFTRTVRKNADGLVTEVVWKGRVAPMEYARFFFQARNPAAPGELAWKVYQTYSDGSVVAWDDTDPASSPASKTTLK; this is encoded by the coding sequence ATGAAATTTCCTGCATTCCTGCTGGCCCTGTCGGCCGCCCTCCTGCTGCCGCTCGCCGCTGCCCACGCCACTGTCCGCACTGAAGGCGGCCTGACCGAAAGCAAGGTCGGTGCCAGTGAAACCTACCGCCTGAACGTGCCCACCGAAAAAGACATCAGCACCACCGAGATTCGGCTGGTGGTGCCGGCGGGCGTCAGCATCAGCCGGTTTCAGGTCACGCCTGGCTTTACCCGTACAGTTAGAAAAAACGCGGATGGCCTGGTCACAGAGGTGGTCTGGAAGGGCCGCGTGGCGCCCATGGAGTACGCCCGCTTCTTTTTCCAGGCGCGCAATCCAGCGGCGCCCGGCGAGCTGGCCTGGAAGGTCTACCAGACCTACAGTGACGGCAGTGTGGTCGCCTGGGATGACACCGACCCGGCGAGCAGCCCTGCCAGCAAGACGACCCTGAAGTAA
- a CDS encoding type I phosphomannose isomerase catalytic subunit, which translates to MAALPAFLPLTPRFHPRVWGGTRLAPVSPDGTPIGEAWLADGQSVVASGPQAGQTVQALMTAEPHALLGQSNARETFPLLIKLLDCQDWLSVQVHPNDDEARALVGPGERGKTEAWHVLEVEQEGALLAGVTAGTTPEALAGAIREGSVLTCCERHHPAPGDTLLIPAGTLHALGPGLLIYEVQQASDTTYRVYDWDRPASAGRTLHIEESVRVTKPEAQAQWTPASISDGVGELTACEFFTLRGVTGDSTLTLGGRCALVTAVEGEVTLTAGTETLTLTSYDTALIPAATGDVQVTGSGRVLVAQEGPQD; encoded by the coding sequence ATGGCCGCCCTCCCTGCTTTTCTGCCCCTCACACCCCGGTTTCACCCACGGGTCTGGGGCGGCACGCGCCTGGCCCCCGTCAGCCCAGACGGCACCCCCATAGGCGAGGCCTGGCTGGCCGATGGGCAAAGTGTGGTGGCCAGTGGTCCCCAGGCTGGGCAGACCGTGCAGGCGCTGATGACCGCTGAGCCTCATGCCCTCCTGGGCCAATCCAATGCGCGTGAAACCTTTCCTCTGCTGATCAAGCTGCTGGACTGCCAGGACTGGCTGAGTGTGCAGGTTCACCCCAACGACGACGAGGCCCGCGCCCTGGTGGGCCCAGGTGAACGCGGCAAGACCGAAGCCTGGCATGTGCTGGAGGTGGAACAGGAAGGCGCTCTGCTGGCAGGTGTCACGGCTGGAACCACCCCAGAGGCGCTGGCGGGGGCCATCCGGGAAGGCAGCGTGCTGACCTGCTGCGAGCGGCACCACCCAGCGCCCGGCGACACGCTGCTGATTCCGGCTGGGACGCTGCACGCACTGGGCCCAGGGCTCCTGATCTACGAGGTGCAGCAGGCGTCAGATACGACCTACCGCGTCTACGACTGGGACCGCCCAGCCAGCGCGGGGCGCACCCTGCACATAGAAGAATCGGTGCGGGTCACGAAACCAGAAGCGCAAGCACAGTGGACGCCAGCCTCAATATCGGATGGCGTGGGTGAACTCACGGCCTGCGAGTTCTTTACCTTACGCGGGGTAACGGGTGACAGCACGCTGACCCTGGGCGGCCGATGTGCTCTGGTGACGGCGGTAGAGGGTGAGGTGACCCTGACTGCTGGTACAGAAACACTCACCCTGACCTCCTACGACACAGCGCTAATTCCGGCCGCCACAGGTGACGTGCAGGTAACAGGCAGCGGGCGGGTGCTGGTCGCACAGGAGGGGCCGCAGGACTGA
- a CDS encoding uroporphyrinogen-III synthase, protein MEWFAGLNVLSLESRRSEEIDALIRQYGGAPQVAPSMREAKLDLSAPLAQFGRDLAAGDIHAVVCLTGVGTRVFLKELTAQAPEHLDALREVPLVASTGRAAQSLLSFGLSSVPVARPGSWHEVTEHLLSTLTRGQHAAVLEYGESLPPALRRELGHAGLRVTSVPVYRCAFPQDTGPLARAVRDVVLGGPDLLLLSSGTQLLHFLKYAEKMNLLEETRAGLRRLVTVSIGPACSEAAADLGLHIDLEADPHKMTMLVRLAAQHGPALLAQRLGRAG, encoded by the coding sequence ATGGAATGGTTTGCTGGCCTGAATGTGCTGAGCTTGGAATCGCGCCGCAGTGAAGAAATCGACGCCCTGATTCGCCAGTACGGCGGCGCGCCGCAGGTCGCTCCCAGCATGCGCGAGGCGAAGCTGGACCTGAGTGCTCCTCTAGCACAGTTTGGACGCGACCTGGCCGCTGGCGACATTCACGCCGTGGTCTGCCTGACCGGCGTGGGCACCCGCGTGTTCCTGAAAGAACTCACCGCCCAGGCCCCTGAGCACCTAGACGCGCTGAGGGAGGTGCCGCTGGTGGCCAGCACAGGCCGGGCCGCCCAGAGCCTGCTTTCGTTTGGGCTCTCCAGCGTGCCTGTGGCCCGGCCCGGCAGCTGGCACGAGGTCACGGAGCACCTGCTGAGCACCCTGACCCGTGGGCAGCACGCCGCTGTGCTGGAATACGGCGAGAGCCTGCCACCTGCCCTGCGGCGCGAACTGGGGCACGCCGGCCTCCGGGTCACCTCGGTGCCGGTCTACCGCTGCGCCTTTCCGCAGGACACTGGCCCGCTGGCCCGCGCGGTGCGCGACGTGGTGCTGGGCGGCCCTGACCTGCTGCTGCTGTCCAGCGGCACGCAACTGCTGCATTTTCTCAAGTATGCCGAGAAGATGAATCTGCTGGAAGAAACCCGCGCGGGCCTGCGCCGCCTGGTCACGGTCAGTATTGGGCCTGCGTGCAGCGAGGCCGCCGCTGACCTGGGCCTGCACATTGATCTGGAGGCCGACCCCCACAAGATGACCATGCTGGTGCGTCTGGCGGCTCAGCATGGACCGGCACTGCTGGCGCAGCGGCTGGGCCGCGCCGGCTAA
- a CDS encoding DUF808 domain-containing protein translates to MSGGLVALLDDVAAVARLAAASIDDIGAAAAKAGVKAVGVVVDDTAVTPRYVTGFRPERELPIIWRIARGSLRNKVLFILPVALLLSQFLPGAITPLLMLGGAYLCFEGAEKLVEAFGGHHETEAQTEAKLSSEAHEQQMVAGAIRTDFILSAEIMAISLAEVASEPFALRAVILVVVALLITALVYGVVGLIVKMDDFGLRLAQSGSGAAQALGRGLVRGMPVVLGALSVIGTAAMLWVGGHIVVDGLDKFGFGAPAHFIHDLAVSAGHAVPFAEGVVEWLVETIGSGLVGLLIGGVIVALLHLRPGKKAAH, encoded by the coding sequence ATGAGCGGCGGCCTGGTGGCGCTGCTGGACGATGTGGCCGCCGTTGCGCGCCTGGCGGCCGCCTCTATTGACGACATCGGCGCCGCCGCCGCCAAAGCCGGGGTTAAGGCCGTGGGCGTCGTGGTGGACGACACTGCCGTGACCCCCCGCTACGTCACCGGCTTCCGGCCCGAGCGCGAGTTGCCCATTATCTGGCGCATCGCGCGCGGTTCTCTACGCAACAAGGTGCTATTCATCCTGCCGGTGGCGCTGCTGCTCAGCCAGTTTCTGCCGGGGGCCATCACGCCGCTCCTGATGCTCGGCGGCGCGTACCTGTGCTTTGAAGGCGCCGAGAAACTGGTTGAAGCCTTTGGCGGGCACCACGAAACCGAGGCCCAGACCGAAGCCAAGCTCAGCAGCGAGGCCCACGAGCAGCAGATGGTGGCCGGCGCCATCCGCACAGACTTTATTCTGTCGGCCGAAATCATGGCCATTTCGCTGGCCGAGGTGGCGAGCGAGCCGTTTGCCCTACGCGCCGTCATTCTGGTGGTGGTGGCCCTGCTGATTACCGCGCTGGTGTACGGCGTGGTGGGCCTGATCGTCAAGATGGATGACTTTGGCCTGCGGCTGGCCCAGAGCGGCTCGGGCGCGGCCCAGGCGCTGGGGCGCGGACTGGTGCGCGGCATGCCAGTGGTACTGGGCGCGCTGTCGGTGATCGGCACGGCGGCCATGCTGTGGGTGGGCGGCCATATCGTGGTAGACGGCCTGGACAAATTTGGTTTTGGCGCGCCTGCACACTTTATTCATGACCTGGCGGTGTCGGCCGGGCACGCCGTCCCCTTCGCCGAAGGCGTCGTCGAGTGGCTGGTCGAAACCATCGGGTCGGGTCTGGTGGGCCTGCTGATTGGTGGGGTTATCGTGGCCCTCCTGCACCTGCGTCCCGGCAAGAAAGCCGCCCACTGA
- a CDS encoding copper resistance CopC family protein, producing MKHLFLSLMFALGGVSLAHTAVTAVSPAQGATVAAPQAVRLTFSEPIELRFSTLRVMALPTGQTAQVAAQKALSQGAESAALASRAHKTTGLAAQVSVPLKPGLKPGLYVVAWKLLSEDGHPVTGLSTFRVK from the coding sequence ATGAAACACCTGTTTTTGAGCCTGATGTTCGCCCTGGGGGGCGTGTCCCTGGCCCATACGGCTGTCACGGCTGTCAGCCCTGCCCAGGGGGCCACGGTGGCCGCGCCTCAGGCCGTGCGCCTGACCTTTAGTGAACCCATTGAGCTGCGCTTTAGCACCCTGCGGGTGATGGCGCTGCCGACCGGGCAGACCGCACAGGTGGCCGCCCAGAAGGCCCTGAGCCAGGGCGCCGAGTCGGCCGCGCTGGCCAGCCGGGCACACAAAACCACGGGGCTGGCCGCGCAGGTCAGCGTGCCCCTGAAGCCTGGTCTGAAGCCCGGCCTCTATGTGGTGGCCTGGAAACTGCTCTCAGAGGACGGACATCCAGTGACGGGCCTGAGCACCTTCCGCGTGAAGTAA
- a CDS encoding CopD family protein, with protein sequence MLSVATGAVYAGLVLLLGGVLARRVWTPGFPRLRWPLAGGALLLLGWGLQVALTLGALGFTAPADVQAYLTGTGTGRAMLTGLMGAALLLAAESGRWPWLGLLLGAAVTLWGAAGVGHGSGHGAWTRAEHALHAGAMSVWLGGVLTLLGRPSWALARRFTPVALTCVAVLAATGFLMARTHLPLAAQWPGTGYGQALLLKLVLVALALGMAVLVRRAFGRRANADGVRPHLARESLLLLAALGVTAWLVTQAPPGGHDPSHGQQETGRSPAG encoded by the coding sequence ATGCTGTCTGTCGCCACGGGGGCGGTGTATGCCGGGTTGGTGCTGCTGCTGGGCGGCGTCCTGGCCCGGCGGGTCTGGACACCGGGCTTTCCGCGTCTGCGCTGGCCCCTGGCGGGCGGCGCGCTGCTGCTGCTGGGCTGGGGCCTTCAGGTGGCCCTGACCCTGGGGGCGTTGGGGTTCACTGCCCCGGCAGATGTGCAAGCGTACCTGACTGGCACTGGCACTGGCCGCGCCATGCTCACTGGCCTGATGGGCGCCGCCCTGCTGCTGGCCGCCGAATCGGGGCGCTGGCCCTGGCTGGGGCTGCTGCTGGGCGCAGCGGTGACCTTGTGGGGCGCGGCCGGGGTAGGCCACGGCTCGGGCCACGGCGCCTGGACCCGCGCCGAACACGCGCTGCACGCCGGCGCCATGAGTGTCTGGCTGGGCGGGGTGCTGACCCTGCTGGGTCGCCCGTCCTGGGCTCTGGCGCGGCGTTTTACCCCGGTGGCGCTGACCTGCGTGGCCGTGCTGGCCGCCACCGGCTTCCTGATGGCCCGGACCCACCTGCCGCTGGCCGCACAGTGGCCCGGCACGGGCTATGGGCAAGCCCTGCTTCTCAAGCTGGTGCTGGTGGCCCTGGCCCTGGGAATGGCCGTGCTTGTGCGCCGGGCCTTCGGGCGTCGTGCGAATGCGGACGGGGTGCGTCCGCACCTGGCGCGCGAAAGCCTGCTGCTGCTGGCGGCCCTGGGGGTCACGGCCTGGCTGGTGACTCAGGCACCGCCGGGCGGGCATGACCCCAGCCATGGCCAGCAAGAAACTGGTCGGTCACCTGCTGGTTGA
- a CDS encoding M20/M25/M40 family metallo-hydrolase → MSTVLRAQALTAEMVRAASITNTEGETLFPDTLLAILRRLPYFQAHPDHLWTEVIENDPLGRRNVYALVQGAGPATVVLTSHYDVVSTANYGPHAEWACDPEVLLPRLIDDLRVNARSDAEHRALADLESGDFLPGRGALDMKSGLAAGLVALERFAEQPEREGNLLFVAVADEEVSSHGARHAAPRLLALARERHLTLPLVINLDATGDNGDGRAGQAVYLGTAGKLLVSAFVVGVDTHAGYALDGINANFLASELARAFELNPELTDQTGGLIGTPPTLLKQTDLKTYYDVTTPARAWLCVNSLTHGLDASAVLGSFQRVAQTTLEDALATLRRRAEALGEQASAAHGATPLVLTVADLMAQAAEQHPDFARAFAAYADTLGHLDYPTRSAALTGWLWDAAGLLGPAAVLGFASLHYPHTHLAPYGDDAHALEVLRAALAQACAACGAEVVERAVFTGISDMSWFGHGDAADVAFVNANTPVKEAQIQALPAGLPCINLGPWGRDYHQWLERVYKPYSFGVLPDLVAAVAHAVLAAHAPQPATT, encoded by the coding sequence ATGTCAACAGTTTTGCGGGCGCAGGCTCTGACGGCCGAGATGGTCCGGGCGGCCAGCATCACGAACACAGAAGGCGAAACCCTCTTTCCAGACACGCTGCTGGCCATCTTACGGCGCCTGCCCTATTTTCAGGCGCATCCAGATCACCTCTGGACAGAGGTCATCGAGAATGACCCGCTGGGCCGGCGCAACGTGTATGCGCTGGTGCAGGGCGCGGGGCCGGCGACGGTGGTGTTGACCAGTCACTACGACGTGGTGTCGACAGCCAACTACGGCCCGCACGCCGAGTGGGCCTGCGACCCCGAAGTGCTGCTGCCGCGCCTGATTGACGACCTGCGGGTGAATGCCCGCAGTGACGCCGAGCACCGCGCCCTGGCGGACCTGGAAAGCGGCGACTTTCTGCCGGGCCGGGGCGCGCTGGACATGAAGTCGGGGCTGGCGGCGGGCCTAGTCGCCCTGGAGCGCTTTGCCGAGCAGCCAGAGCGGGAAGGCAACCTGTTGTTCGTGGCAGTGGCCGACGAGGAGGTCAGTTCGCACGGTGCCCGGCACGCCGCGCCGCGCCTGCTGGCCCTGGCGCGGGAGCGGCACCTGACCCTGCCGCTGGTCATTAACCTCGACGCCACCGGCGACAATGGCGACGGCCGCGCCGGTCAGGCCGTGTACCTGGGCACGGCGGGCAAACTGCTGGTGTCGGCCTTCGTGGTGGGGGTGGACACCCACGCCGGTTACGCGCTGGACGGCATCAATGCCAACTTTCTGGCCAGTGAACTGGCGCGGGCCTTCGAGCTGAACCCGGAGCTGACGGACCAGACCGGGGGCCTCATAGGGACGCCTCCCACCCTGCTCAAACAGACCGACCTGAAAACCTATTACGACGTGACCACGCCTGCCCGCGCCTGGCTGTGTGTGAACAGCCTGACGCACGGTCTGGACGCCTCGGCGGTGCTGGGCAGCTTTCAGCGGGTGGCCCAGACCACACTGGAGGATGCCCTGGCCACCTTGCGCCGCCGCGCCGAGGCCCTGGGTGAACAGGCCAGCGCCGCCCACGGGGCCACGCCCCTGGTCCTGACGGTGGCCGATCTGATGGCGCAGGCGGCCGAGCAGCACCCCGACTTCGCTCGTGCTTTCGCGGCCTATGCCGACACCCTGGGGCACCTGGATTACCCGACCCGGAGTGCCGCGCTGACCGGCTGGCTCTGGGACGCGGCGGGCCTGCTGGGGCCAGCGGCAGTGCTCGGCTTTGCCTCTCTGCACTACCCGCACACCCACCTGGCCCCATACGGAGACGATGCCCACGCCTTAGAGGTTCTGCGCGCGGCGCTGGCGCAGGCGTGCGCGGCATGCGGCGCCGAGGTCGTGGAGCGGGCGGTTTTTACCGGCATCAGCGACATGAGCTGGTTCGGGCACGGCGACGCGGCCGACGTGGCCTTCGTGAATGCCAATACGCCCGTCAAGGAAGCGCAGATTCAGGCGCTGCCCGCCGGCCTGCCGTGCATCAACCTGGGGCCGTGGGGCCGCGACTACCACCAGTGGCTGGAGCGGGTGTATAAGCCGTATTCCTTTGGGGTGCTGCCTGACCTGGTGGCCGCTGTGGCCCACGCAGTCCTGGCCGCCCATGCGCCGCAGCCGGCAACCACCTGA
- the pstA gene encoding phosphate ABC transporter permease PstA, whose protein sequence is MSAATQAPARRHGLSPVRRAQNLLMGGLILLATLLVVAPLILIFLYLLREGLGAMNLDFFTRVPAPEGETGGGLANAILGSVEMLAMASLLGVTVGVAGGIFLAEYPRHPLMPTIRMVSDVLAGIPAIVMGLVAYGLIVLQFGFSGLAGAVALGFLMIPIVVRTTEEVLKLVPQTVREAGLALGLPKWLVTLRIVLPAAAGGIVTGVMLALARVAGEAAPLLFTAFGNNQINVDPTKPMSALPLEIYRGATSAYDENQRLAKAGALLLITLIFLTSLLARRASRRK, encoded by the coding sequence ATGAGCGCTGCCACCCAGGCGCCCGCCCGCCGCCACGGCCTCAGTCCCGTCCGGCGCGCACAGAACCTGCTGATGGGCGGCCTGATTCTCCTGGCCACCTTGCTGGTGGTCGCGCCCCTGATTCTGATTTTCCTGTACCTGCTCCGCGAGGGTCTGGGGGCCATGAACCTGGACTTCTTTACCAGGGTGCCCGCCCCCGAGGGCGAGACCGGCGGCGGCCTGGCCAACGCCATCCTAGGCAGCGTCGAGATGCTGGCGATGGCCAGTCTCCTGGGGGTGACGGTGGGAGTCGCCGGCGGCATCTTTCTGGCCGAGTACCCCCGCCACCCCCTGATGCCCACCATTCGCATGGTCAGCGACGTGCTGGCCGGGATTCCCGCCATCGTGATGGGCCTGGTGGCTTACGGGCTGATCGTGCTGCAATTTGGCTTCTCGGGGCTGGCAGGCGCGGTGGCGCTGGGCTTCCTGATGATTCCTATCGTGGTGCGCACCACCGAGGAAGTGCTCAAGCTGGTGCCCCAGACGGTGCGCGAAGCTGGCCTGGCCCTGGGGCTGCCCAAGTGGCTGGTGACGCTGCGCATCGTGCTGCCGGCCGCCGCTGGGGGCATCGTGACCGGCGTGATGCTGGCCCTGGCCCGCGTGGCCGGCGAGGCGGCGCCGCTGCTGTTCACGGCCTTCGGCAACAACCAGATCAACGTGGACCCGACCAAACCCATGAGCGCCCTGCCCTTGGAAATCTACCGGGGCGCCACCAGCGCCTACGACGAGAACCAGCGCCTGGCCAAGGCGGGCGCCCTGCTGCTCATCACCCTGATTTTCCTCACCAGTCTGCTGGCCCGCCGCGCCAGCCGCCGCAAGTAA
- a CDS encoding HU family DNA-binding protein — protein sequence MLLTMTKKSAKPAAKKPAAKAAPAAKAAPKKVAGESNKVAKTQLVEMVADKTGLTKKQSEEAVSAMLDVVVGAIKGGQSVGLPGLGTLSVKATAARTGVRPGTSEKIQIPAGKKVAFKVASTLKGNL from the coding sequence ATGCTGCTCACCATGACGAAAAAGTCTGCTAAGCCCGCCGCCAAGAAGCCCGCTGCCAAAGCTGCTCCTGCCGCCAAAGCCGCCCCCAAAAAGGTCGCCGGCGAGAGCAACAAGGTTGCCAAGACCCAGCTCGTGGAAATGGTCGCCGACAAGACCGGCCTGACCAAGAAGCAGAGCGAAGAAGCCGTCAGCGCCATGCTGGACGTTGTGGTGGGCGCCATCAAGGGCGGCCAGAGTGTGGGCCTGCCCGGCCTGGGCACCCTGAGCGTCAAGGCCACCGCCGCCCGCACCGGCGTGCGCCCCGGCACCAGCGAGAAGATCCAAATTCCCGCCGGCAAGAAAGTGGCCTTCAAGGTCGCCAGCACCCTCAAGGGCAACCTGTAA
- the pstC gene encoding phosphate ABC transporter permease subunit PstC, protein MSEPTHTRPPRPAGLSSASDRVFQGLILLLAGIIVLVFVLSVYQLGRESWPTLQNIGLPFFFQRVWNPVQNEYGAVAMVMGTLVTSLVALVISVPLAVASALFVAEYAPKWLANPVGYLIELLAAVPSVVYGLWALFVLAPVLSRWEQGFFTDPGKLALYTSCKTLWDSGQTNLQCLFVPSSFDGRGLALAVIILTVMILPYTASVARDVIRLVPQDQREAMYALGATKWEVISRAILPYARAGILGGVILALGRALGETLAVAMVIGDSQDLLKSIWGGASTMASVIANQFGDAQEALHRSSVVTLGLSLFVLSVAVNFVARLIIARLTPKGIQ, encoded by the coding sequence ATGAGCGAACCCACCCACACCCGCCCGCCGCGCCCTGCTGGCCTCAGCAGCGCCTCTGACCGTGTGTTTCAGGGCCTGATTCTGCTGCTGGCCGGCATTATCGTGCTTGTCTTCGTCCTCAGTGTCTATCAGCTGGGCCGCGAGTCCTGGCCGACCCTTCAAAACATCGGCCTGCCGTTTTTCTTCCAACGTGTCTGGAATCCGGTGCAAAACGAGTACGGCGCGGTGGCCATGGTGATGGGGACCCTGGTGACCAGCCTGGTGGCGCTCGTCATCAGTGTGCCGCTGGCCGTGGCCAGTGCCTTGTTCGTGGCGGAATACGCCCCCAAGTGGCTGGCCAACCCGGTCGGTTACCTGATTGAACTGCTGGCCGCCGTGCCCAGCGTGGTCTACGGCCTGTGGGCGCTGTTCGTGCTTGCACCGGTGCTCAGCCGCTGGGAACAGGGCTTTTTTACCGATCCAGGAAAGCTCGCCCTGTACACCAGTTGCAAAACCCTCTGGGACAGCGGGCAGACCAACTTGCAGTGCCTTTTCGTCCCGAGTAGTTTTGACGGGCGCGGTCTCGCCCTGGCCGTTATCATCCTGACGGTCATGATTCTGCCCTACACGGCGTCGGTGGCGCGCGATGTCATCCGCTTGGTGCCGCAGGATCAGCGTGAAGCCATGTACGCGCTGGGCGCGACCAAATGGGAGGTCATTTCGCGCGCCATCTTGCCCTACGCCCGCGCCGGCATTCTGGGCGGCGTGATTCTGGCCCTGGGCCGCGCGCTGGGCGAAACACTGGCGGTGGCCATGGTCATCGGGGACAGCCAGGACCTTCTGAAAAGCATCTGGGGCGGCGCCAGCACCATGGCCTCGGTGATTGCCAACCAGTTCGGGGACGCGCAGGAGGCCCTGCACCGCTCCAGCGTGGTGACCCTGGGCCTGAGCCTGTTTGTCCTAAGCGTGGCTGTTAACTTCGTGGCCCGGCTGATCATCGCGCGCCTGACACCCAAGGGGATTCAATGA
- the pstS gene encoding phosphate ABC transporter substrate-binding protein PstS yields the protein MKKMFALAAALTVTMAAAQSTVTGAGASFPFPLYSKMFAEYKNDKGVAVNYQSVGSGAGQKQILERTVDFAGSDNPMSDEAMKDAPGQLLHIPTAIGAVVPAYNLPGVTAPLKFTGKVLADIYLGKIKTWNDKAITALNPGVTIAPLPITVARRSDGSGTTYVFSDYLAKVSSEWKSKVGVGNSLQWPVGTGARGNDGVAGVVKSTPGAIGYVELVYAKQNKLPFGSVQNRAGKFVLADNGPAALAANGVVIPADTRVSLTNSANADAYPIASFTYVIFYQEQKYGSRTQAQAKALKDLLGWMVTTGQGYNEPLDYAKLPAAAANKAKSILNKMTFDGKKL from the coding sequence ATGAAGAAGATGTTTGCTCTGGCTGCTGCCCTCACCGTGACCATGGCCGCCGCCCAGTCCACTGTGACTGGCGCGGGCGCCAGCTTTCCCTTCCCCCTGTACAGCAAGATGTTTGCCGAATACAAGAACGACAAGGGCGTGGCCGTGAACTACCAGTCGGTGGGCAGCGGCGCAGGCCAGAAACAGATTCTGGAGCGCACTGTGGACTTCGCTGGCAGCGACAACCCCATGAGCGACGAGGCCATGAAAGACGCCCCCGGTCAGCTGCTGCACATCCCCACGGCCATCGGCGCCGTGGTGCCCGCCTACAACCTGCCGGGCGTGACCGCGCCCCTCAAGTTCACCGGTAAGGTGCTGGCCGACATCTACCTGGGCAAAATCAAGACCTGGAACGACAAGGCCATCACGGCCCTGAACCCCGGCGTCACCATCGCGCCCCTGCCCATCACGGTGGCCCGCCGCAGCGACGGCTCGGGCACGACCTACGTGTTTTCCGACTACTTGGCCAAGGTCAGCAGTGAGTGGAAGAGCAAGGTCGGTGTGGGCAACAGCCTGCAGTGGCCCGTGGGCACCGGCGCACGCGGCAACGACGGCGTGGCGGGCGTGGTGAAAAGCACCCCCGGCGCCATCGGCTACGTGGAACTGGTGTACGCCAAGCAGAACAAACTGCCTTTCGGCAGCGTGCAAAACCGCGCTGGCAAGTTCGTGCTGGCCGACAACGGCCCCGCCGCGCTGGCCGCCAACGGTGTGGTCATTCCGGCCGACACCCGCGTCAGTCTGACCAACAGCGCCAACGCCGACGCCTACCCGATTGCCAGCTTTACCTACGTCATCTTCTACCAGGAGCAGAAGTACGGCAGCCGTACCCAGGCCCAGGCCAAGGCCCTGAAAGACCTGCTGGGCTGGATGGTCACGACCGGCCAGGGCTACAACGAGCCGCTGGACTACGCCAAGCTGCCCGCTGCCGCCGCCAACAAGGCCAAGAGCATCCTGAACAAGATGACCTTCGACGGCAAGAAGCTGTAA
- the pstB gene encoding phosphate ABC transporter ATP-binding protein PstB has product MTPILSAQNVNIFYGDKQAVRGVDLTVQRGSVNALIGPSGCGKTTFLRAINRMHDLTPGARVEGTILLDGENVYGAGVDPVAMRRRVGMVFQKPNPFPTMSVFDNVVSGLKLAGIRDSKRLMEMAERSLRGAALWEEVKDRLKTPATGLSGGQQQRLCIARALAVEPEILLMDEPTSALDPASTAKIEELMTGLKQVTTIIIVTHNMHQAARVSDTTSFFLNGDLVEHGVTDQIFTSPRDERTEAYVTGRFG; this is encoded by the coding sequence GTGACCCCCATCCTCAGTGCCCAGAACGTCAATATCTTCTACGGCGACAAGCAGGCCGTGCGCGGCGTGGACCTGACCGTGCAGCGTGGCAGTGTCAACGCCCTGATCGGCCCCTCGGGCTGCGGCAAGACCACCTTCCTGCGGGCTATTAACCGAATGCACGACCTGACCCCCGGCGCCCGCGTGGAGGGCACCATCCTGCTGGACGGCGAGAACGTCTACGGCGCGGGCGTGGACCCGGTGGCCATGCGCCGCCGCGTGGGCATGGTGTTCCAGAAGCCCAACCCCTTTCCCACCATGAGCGTCTTTGACAACGTGGTCTCGGGTCTCAAGCTGGCGGGCATCCGCGACAGCAAGCGCCTGATGGAGATGGCCGAGCGTTCGCTGCGCGGCGCCGCGCTGTGGGAGGAGGTCAAAGACCGGCTCAAGACGCCTGCCACCGGCCTGTCGGGCGGGCAGCAGCAGCGCCTGTGTATCGCGCGCGCCCTGGCCGTGGAGCCTGAAATCCTGCTGATGGACGAACCCACCAGCGCCCTGGACCCCGCCAGCACGGCCAAGATTGAGGAACTGATGACCGGCCTCAAGCAGGTGACGACCATCATTATCGTGACCCACAACATGCACCAGGCAGCGCGGGTCTCGGATACCACCTCGTTCTTCCTGAACGGCGACCTTGTGGAACACGGCGTCACCGACCAGATTTTTACCTCGCCGCGCGACGAGCGCACTGAGGCGTACGTGACGGGCCGCTTCGGCTAA